The Gammaproteobacteria bacterium nucleotide sequence ACCCTTACGGGATTTCTTCTGGAAGACATGGAGGACATAAACGGCTTCTAAAAACCGTACCGTGTACACTGCACGGTAGGTATCTCCGTCGTGGTCGTCCACAACTTCCAATACGCTTGCTCCACCAAATCCTTTCAGAGGTTTGGCATCTGGCGATTTTCCACCCTGCTGTGCCCAATGAAGGGCATAACCGAAGTTATCCTGAACTTCGTCAGGACAAGCCTTCATGTCGCCACGACTGCTTCCAATCCAGAACAGGGGCTTATCGGGGTAATATTCAATCATGTTATACTACATTTAGCATATACTGGTTAAATAGTCAATAGACCTTATCGGGAACCCCCTACCCAGCCCCTGCCTGACAACGCAACCTCATGATTTATATTGACTGTAGTGGGTGATGGGGAGGTTTCCGATAAGGTCTAATGACATTCGCGTATCAAAAACATTGGCCTGAGATACGGAAAGCGAGTGGGTGACTGTCTACCGTCCCA carries:
- a CDS encoding Addiction module toxin RelE, whose protein sequence is MIEYYPDKPLFWIGSSRGDMKACPDEVQDNFGYALHWAQQGGKSPDAKPLKGFGGASVLEVVDDHDGDTYRAVYTVRFLEAVYVLHVFQKKSRKGIATLREDIELVKSRLKRAEAHYVEWLATQRR